In Bordetella holmesii ATCC 51541, the following proteins share a genomic window:
- the secD gene encoding protein-export membrane protein SecD produces MARVEQLLADAKLPATSVYYEQNGTLGTIRARFSSTDIQLQARDLLDRSLNTVAADPHYTVALNLLPASPPWMRTLGWFEPKPMYLGLDLRGGVHFLLQVDMQGALTARYDSLATDVRTILRDQKVEVGTVERAGQAILASFANADARDRGRDVLRSRMADLQFNERDEGGRFLLEGALSAQAVTRVQESALKQNINTLHNRINELGVAEPVIQQQGTDRIIVQLPGVQDVAKAKELLGRTATLELRMVDDTPASQSALANGTVPFGLERYADRDARPILVRRQVILTGENLQDAQPGRDHQTQQPSVNLTLDSKGARIFRDVTRDNVGKRIAILLFENGKGEVVTAPVIRSEIAGGQVQISGSMSAEEAADTALLLRAGSLAAPMSIIEERTIGPSLGADNIAKGFYSTLYGFIAIAIFIIVYYHLFGVFSTIGLVFNVLLLLALLSMLQATLTLPGIAAIALALGMAIDSNVLINERIREELRAGATPQQAIYHGFERAWGTILDSNLTTLIVGLALLAFGSGPIRGFAVVHCLGILTSMFSSVVGVRALANLWYGRRKKLGSISIGTVWKPGTK; encoded by the coding sequence ATGGCGCGCGTCGAACAACTGCTGGCCGACGCAAAATTGCCAGCCACCAGCGTTTACTATGAACAGAACGGCACGCTGGGCACGATTCGTGCGCGCTTCAGTTCCACCGACATCCAGTTGCAGGCCCGCGATCTGCTGGACCGCAGCCTGAACACCGTGGCGGCAGACCCGCACTACACGGTGGCCCTGAACCTGCTGCCGGCATCGCCGCCCTGGATGCGCACGCTGGGCTGGTTCGAGCCGAAACCCATGTATCTGGGCCTTGACCTGCGTGGCGGCGTTCACTTCCTGCTGCAAGTCGATATGCAAGGCGCCCTGACGGCTCGTTACGACTCCCTGGCCACAGACGTGCGCACCATCCTGCGCGACCAGAAGGTCGAAGTCGGAACCGTCGAGCGTGCCGGGCAAGCCATATTGGCCAGTTTCGCCAATGCTGACGCCCGTGACCGCGGCCGCGACGTCCTACGCAGCCGCATGGCTGACCTGCAATTCAACGAGCGCGACGAAGGTGGCCGTTTCCTGCTTGAAGGCGCATTGAGCGCCCAGGCCGTCACCCGTGTCCAGGAAAGCGCACTCAAGCAAAATATCAACACCCTGCACAACCGGATCAACGAACTTGGCGTGGCCGAACCCGTGATCCAACAGCAAGGCACCGACCGCATCATCGTGCAGTTGCCCGGCGTGCAGGATGTGGCCAAAGCCAAGGAATTGCTCGGCCGCACCGCCACGCTCGAGCTGCGTATGGTCGACGACACCCCGGCCTCGCAATCGGCCCTGGCCAATGGCACCGTCCCCTTTGGTCTGGAGCGCTACGCCGACCGCGACGCACGCCCCATTCTGGTTCGCCGCCAGGTGATCCTGACCGGCGAAAACCTTCAAGATGCCCAGCCTGGCCGCGATCATCAAACGCAGCAGCCGTCGGTGAACCTGACGCTGGACTCCAAGGGCGCACGCATCTTCCGCGACGTCACGCGGGACAACGTCGGTAAGCGTATCGCCATCCTGCTGTTTGAAAACGGCAAGGGCGAGGTCGTCACCGCTCCGGTCATCCGCAGCGAAATCGCCGGCGGGCAGGTGCAGATCTCGGGCAGCATGAGCGCCGAGGAAGCCGCCGACACGGCGCTGCTGTTGCGCGCCGGATCGCTCGCCGCACCGATGTCCATCATCGAAGAGCGCACCATCGGCCCGAGCCTTGGCGCCGACAATATCGCCAAGGGTTTTTACTCAACACTCTATGGCTTTATCGCGATCGCGATCTTCATCATCGTTTACTACCATTTGTTCGGTGTGTTCTCGACGATCGGCCTGGTTTTCAACGTGCTCTTGCTGCTGGCGTTGCTGTCCATGCTGCAGGCCACGCTGACCCTGCCAGGTATCGCGGCCATTGCGCTGGCGCTGGGCATGGCCATCGACTCGAACGTGCTGATCAACGAACGTATCCGCGAGGAGCTTCGCGCCGGAGCCACACCGCAACAAGCCATCTATCATGGCTTCGAGCGCGCGTGGGGCACCATCCTGGACTCCAACCTGACCACGCTCATCGTTGGCCTGGCGCTGCTGGCCTTCGGTTCCGGCCCCATCCGAGGTTTCGCGGTCGTGCACTGCCTGGGCATTCTGACCTCGATGTTCTCGTCTGTGGTGGGCGTTCGCGCACTGGCCAACCTCTGGTATGGCCGCCGCAAGAAGCTTGGCAGCATCTCCATCGGCACGGTCTGGAAACCGGGCACCAAGTGA
- a CDS encoding protein-export membrane protein, producing MNRYPLWKYITVLVAVVIGLLYTLPNFYGESPPYRYPAPRPPSR from the coding sequence ATGAACCGCTATCCCCTCTGGAAGTACATCACGGTATTGGTTGCGGTCGTCATTGGCCTGCTCTATACCCTGCCCAATTTCTACGGCGAATCCCCGCCGTACAGATATCCAGCGCCAAGGCCACCATCAAGGTAG
- the yajC gene encoding preprotein translocase, YajC subunit has translation MSVIDTAGLILAQAAPEGNMLGGILPIVLMFVILYFLMIRPQMKRQKEHRNLIAALAKGDEVVTAGGILGKVSKVTDSYISIEVADLAEKPVEVTLTKGSVTSVLPKGTIKAL, from the coding sequence ATGTCCGTGATTGATACCGCCGGCCTCATCCTGGCCCAGGCCGCCCCCGAGGGCAATATGTTGGGCGGTATTCTGCCCATCGTTCTGATGTTCGTGATCCTCTATTTCCTGATGATCCGCCCGCAGATGAAGCGCCAGAAAGAACACCGCAACCTGATTGCCGCATTGGCCAAGGGCGACGAAGTCGTCACCGCCGGTGGCATCCTGGGCAAGGTCTCCAAGGTGACCGACAGCTACATCAGCATCGAAGTGGCCGATCTGGCCGAAAAACCTGTGGAAGTCACGCTGACCAAGGGTTCCGTGACCTCGGTACTGCCCAAGGGAACCATCAAGGCCCTGTAA
- the tgt gene encoding queuine tRNA-ribosyltransferase has translation MTGLSFELLATDGGARRGRMTLNHGVVETPIFMPVGTYGSVKAMLPHELKEIGSQIVLGNTFHLWLRPGTAIMEKHGGLHGFMQWDKPILTDSGGFQVFSLQGMRKITEEGVKFASPIDGSRLFLTPEESMRIQRSLNSDIVMVFDECTPYEIDGRPATQEEAARSMRMSLRWARRSRDEFDRLENPNALFGIVQGGMYENLRDESLAGLTDVGFHGYAIGGLSVGEPKEDMMRILGHVAPRLPQHAPRYLMGVGTPEDLVEGVSRGVDMFDCVMPTRNARNGWLFTRFGDVKIRNAKYRDDTRPLDPSCACHTCQTFSRAYLHHLQRANEITGARLNTLHNLHFYLTIMGEMREAIAAGRFQTWRAQFAADRARGVD, from the coding sequence ATGACCGGACTCTCCTTCGAACTGCTCGCCACCGACGGCGGCGCGCGCCGCGGGCGCATGACACTGAACCACGGCGTGGTCGAGACACCGATCTTCATGCCCGTGGGCACTTACGGCAGCGTCAAGGCCATGCTGCCCCACGAACTCAAGGAGATCGGCTCTCAAATTGTCCTGGGCAACACCTTTCATCTCTGGCTGCGCCCGGGCACGGCCATCATGGAAAAGCATGGCGGCCTGCACGGCTTCATGCAGTGGGACAAGCCCATACTGACCGACTCCGGCGGCTTTCAGGTGTTCAGCCTGCAAGGCATGCGGAAAATCACCGAGGAGGGGGTCAAGTTTGCCTCGCCCATCGATGGCTCGCGGCTGTTTTTGACGCCGGAAGAATCCATGCGCATCCAGCGCTCGCTGAACTCAGACATCGTCATGGTGTTCGATGAGTGCACCCCTTACGAAATCGACGGCCGTCCGGCCACCCAGGAAGAGGCGGCGCGCTCGATGCGCATGTCGCTGCGCTGGGCGCGCCGCTCACGAGACGAGTTCGACCGCTTGGAAAACCCCAATGCGCTGTTTGGCATCGTCCAAGGCGGCATGTACGAGAACCTGCGGGACGAATCCTTGGCCGGGCTGACCGACGTCGGGTTTCATGGCTACGCCATCGGCGGCCTGTCGGTCGGCGAACCCAAAGAGGACATGATGCGCATCCTGGGCCATGTGGCCCCGCGCCTGCCGCAACATGCCCCGCGCTACCTGATGGGGGTGGGCACACCCGAAGATCTCGTCGAGGGCGTCTCGCGCGGCGTGGATATGTTCGACTGCGTCATGCCCACCCGCAACGCGCGCAACGGCTGGTTGTTCACGCGGTTCGGCGACGTCAAGATCCGCAACGCCAAATACCGCGACGACACCCGCCCGCTGGATCCGAGCTGCGCCTGCCACACCTGCCAGACGTTCTCGCGTGCCTATCTGCATCATTTGCAGCGCGCCAACGAGATCACCGGCGCGCGCCTGAACACGCTGCACAATCTGCATTTCTACCTGACCATCATGGGCGAAATGCGCGAAGCCATCGCCGCCGGACGCTTTCAGACCTGGCGGGCTCAGTTCGCCGCGGACCGCGCACGCGGGGTCGATTAG
- a CDS encoding queuosine biosynthesis family protein (overlaps another CDS with the same product name), which yields MIAVGTTSVRALESAAAQSADGELRAAQGDTRLFITPGSRFRVVDALVTNFHLPQSTLLMLVSALAGIEPIRRAYAHAVAGRYRFFSYGDAMFIESAQP from the coding sequence GTGATCGCGGTGGGCACCACCAGCGTGCGCGCGCTGGAGTCGGCGGCGGCGCAGTCTGCCGACGGCGAACTGCGCGCAGCCCAAGGCGACACGCGTCTTTTCATTACCCCGGGCTCCCGTTTTCGCGTGGTCGACGCCCTGGTCACCAACTTCCACCTGCCCCAGTCGACATTGCTGATGCTGGTCTCGGCCCTGGCCGGGATCGAGCCCATCCGGCGCGCCTATGCCCATGCCGTGGCCGGCCGCTACCGCTTCTTCAGCTATGGCGACGCCATGTTCATCGAATCTGCCCAGCCATGA